From one Phycodurus eques isolate BA_2022a chromosome 6, UOR_Pequ_1.1, whole genome shotgun sequence genomic stretch:
- the adra2c gene encoding alpha-2C adrenergic receptor translates to MDFLNVSSLEEGTEADNISTNNTSHSKYTPLAIWGLAGLVSFLILFTIVGNVLVVIAVLTSRALKPPQNLFLVSLASADILVATLVMPFSLANELMGYWLFGKIWCDIYLALDVLFCTSSIVHLCAISLDRYWSVTQAVEYNLKRTPKRVKGMIVVVWLISAVISFPPLISMDRSNNETTPQCIINDETWYILYSSIGSFFAPCVIMILVYIRIYQVAKTRTRTMSEKKRDVDSPQENGQADTSKAGSFKSQRGGSVKEQECENGHCKEHTASTSLTNTSKTPHIDHHDDFEDSSSSDEKPKKSSTSSKHHHDDRKDRKSSRKSSSASKFSSRKSCASSKSIELFSSRRKRRSTVNRKKVSAAREKRFTFVLAVVMGVFVLCWFPFFFSYSLYGICREMCKIPETLFKFFFWIGYCNSSLNPVIYTIFNQDFRRAFQKILCKSWKRSF, encoded by the coding sequence ATGGATTTCTTGAATGTCTCCTCTTTAGAGGAAGGGACTGAGGCAGACAACATCTCCACTAACAACACCTCTCACAGCAAGTACACCCCTCTCGCCATCTGGGGTCTAGCTGGACTTGTCAGTTTTCTAATCCTGTTTACCATAGTGGGCAATGTCTTGGTTGTTATCGCCGTTTTAACAAGCAGAGCTCTGAAACCTCCCCAGAATCTGTTTCTGGTGTCTCTGGCTAGTGCAGACATACTGGTGGCCACCCTGGTCATGCCCTTTTCTCTGGCGAATGAACTTATGGGTTACTGGCTTTTTGGTAAGATTTGGTGTGACATCTACTTGGCtcttgatgttttattttgcacCTCTTCTATTGTGCACCTCTGCGCCATTAGTTTGGACCGCTACTGGTCAGTGACGCAGGCGGTAGAGTACAACTTGAAGAGAACGCCCAAAAGAGTCAAAGGGATGATTGTGGTGGTGTGGCTGATCTCAGCGGTTATCTCCTTCCCACCACTGATATCAATGGACAGGAGCAACAATGAGACAACCCCTCAGTGCATTATAAATGATGAGACCTGGTACATCCTCTACTCCAGCATTGGGTCCTTCTTTGCTCCTTGTGTCATCATGATTCTGGTCTATATTCGGATCTACCAAGTGGCAAAGACCAGGACCAGAACCATGTCAGAGAAGAAAAGGGATGTGGATTCGCCACAGGAGAACGGCCAAGCTGACACGAGCAAAGCTGGTTCATTTAAGTCTCAAAGGGGTGGGAGTGTTAAAGAGCAGGAGTGTGAAAACGGCCATTGCAAAGAGCACACAGCTAGCACTTCCTTGACAAACACTTCTAAAACTCCACACATCGACCACCATGATGATTTTGAGGACAGCAGTTCATCAGATGAGAAGCCCAAAAAAAGCTCCACATCGTCCAAACATCACCACGATGACCGAAAAGACAGGAAGTCCAGCAGGAAAAGCAGCTCAGCCTCGAAATTCTCCAGTAGGAAGTCGTGTGCCAGTTCCAAGTCCATAGAGCTGTTCTCGTCTCGCCGCAAACGCAGAAGCACAGTTAATAGGAAGAAAGTTTCCGCAGCACGAGAAAAACGCTTTACATTTGTCCTGGCTGTGGTCATgggggtttttgttttgtgttggttCCCGTTTTTCTTCTCGTACAGCCTGTATGGAATCTGCAGGGAGATGTGCAAGATCCCAGAGACCCTCTTCAAGTTTTTCTTTTGGATCGGCTACTGTAACAGCTCTTTAAACCCAGTCATCTACACCATCTTCAACCAAGACTTTCGTAGGGCTTTCCAGAAGATTCTCTGTAAGTCTTGGAAACGCTCATTCTGA